TGACAAGTATTAATAAAAGCACTCTTCAGACCAGAAAATGAAAAGTCATAATCGGCATCTTCCATCATTGCCCGTGGGAAGTTAAACGTGTCCTGACCCTGATGTGCCCAGTCATCAATGGTTTTGCCAGCCGGATATTGCACGCCGAGAACCCGACCAATCTTGTCATAGGCTTCTCCCGCAGCATCATCACGAGTATCACCCACAATTTCAAAATGAGTTGGATCCTTCAATAAAACAATTTCGGTATGACCACCAGAAACTTGCAAGGCAAGAGCAGGATATTCAATTTCATCCGTTAATTGAGCTGCCATAATATGACCCATGATATGATCAACACCGATTAAGGGAATTCCCGTCGCCATCGATGCTGCCTTAGCCGCACTAACACCGATTAAGAGTGCGCCAACAAGTCCGGGACCATAAGTTACAGCAATGGCATCAATATCATTCCAAGTTGCATTCGCCTGCGCCAATGCCTCTTTGGTAATTTGGCTAATCACCTCAATATGATGGCGACTGGCAACCTCGGGAACTACCCCACCGAAACGTTGATGACTCTTAATTTGCGTTGCCACAATCAAACTCTCAATTTTACGACCATTTTTAATAACTGCTGTCGAAGTTTCATCACAGGAACTCTCATAAGCTAAAATTCGAATATCTTTTTGTTTGCTCAAAACTTAATCCCTTTCTTATCTTGCTTTTGTGTTAATTTCAGCACCATATTTAAGCCATCTGTCTGCGTTTCTTGATAATAATTTGGTCGTACAAAAGTTGTACTGAAGCCTAACTGGCGGTACAGCTTTTGCGCTACCAAGTTATCTATCCGAACTTCGAGGCTGACATATTCACAGCCCCACTTTTGCACTAAATCAATCATTATCCGCATTAAATGTGTTCCCAATCCTTGACCCTGCCAATTAGGCGCAACCGTCAAGTTAGTTATGTGCCCTTCAAGCTTATTAATGCGCACACCGCAATAGGCAATCAAGGTTGAAGACTGATAAACAACTAAATATAACAAGTTAGGCTTGGCTAGCTCTGATTGAAACACCTCGGCGTTCCACGGCGTTTCTCCATCATAAGCCTGAGTTTCAAGCAGCAACATATTGGAAATATCATCAGGCTTTGCTCGCATAACTTGAACAGTCTGACCAGCAACGACAAACACAAATGGCTGAAATTCTATCTTAAGTGGCTGTTTTTTAAAATGAGAAAAATAATTATGCTGCTTAAACTTCTTCCACATAATTACTGTCTGGCTCAAACGGCTTGCCCGTCTTCTTATGCCAATCGACCTCTGCCTGCGTCCGCCGTAAATAATTTGGCAGTAATTGGTCGGGATCTGTTGGTGTTGCTGCTAGTGCTAATTTACCAATCAAGCCAGCGTGAATGACATTTTGGTCATCAGTACCATAACTAAAAGGGACACCCAGTGCCTTAATTAATTCTTCTTGCTTAGTAAAGCCAGACCCAACAAAAATAATTTTATTAAGCGGCTTAACAGCCAAATATTCCTTAACTGCTTCGAGTAAAGCTGAAATATGATAGTGACCGTCAGCCAGCACATTAACGGGTTGACCGTCTTCATTAACATACCCACCAGCAAAGTAGTTATCATTGCGGGCATCAATTCCAGCCACAATCAACGTATCTTCATCAATACAGCTGGCAGCCAAAGCTTGCAAGGTTGAAATGCCAACAACTTCCTTATTTAAAATGCTAGCAAACATCTTAACCGTGGTAATGCCAATCCGCAATCCCGTATAAGAACCCGGCCCAATCGCAACAGCAAAGCGATCAATATCTTTTAATTGCAAGTTATTTTCTTGCAAAATTTCATTAATTAACGGATCAAGATGCTCACTATGATTACGCTCATCCTGCTCACTTTTTTCAATAATAACTGATTGGCCGTCATTTAAGGCTACACTCAAGTGATTGGTAGCTGTTGATACACTTAAAATTTTCATTTCAAATTACTTTTCCCTTTTTAAAAAATCTACCTTTTTATTTTAACACGAGAAAGGGCCTGCAAAACAAAGTAGGTAACAAACATTTGCACCCAAGGAGTAATTAATTCTTTAGGCAGCCGCTGAACCAGGGCCGCGTTAAAGTTTAAGCCGTACAAAATATGCACCCACAGAGTATTTAGGCCAAGATTAACAATGATCGTAACTAGCAAAGTTGCCAAGATAATCCGCCAAATTTTAACTGGTCGATGATAAAAAAACAGTCCGTAAATTAGTGGCCCGACCATTGCGCTGATTGTAAAACCAATGAAAAAGCCACCTTGATTACCAAAAATTGCAGAAGAAGCCAAATCACTAATTGCGCCGCCAACACTTCCCCATATGGGGCCAAAAATAAAGCCAAGCATCACGCTGCCGATAAAATCTAGACTGACATGAACAACTGCCGTACCAATACTAAAGCGATGCAAAATTATTTTGATTGCAATTACGACTCCAAGCAAGATTAAGTCACGCAGTTCTAGTTTCAGAGCTTTCTTTGAAATCATAGCCAACACTTCCCCTCATTAAAAAAGCATGACGACCAGTCATGCTCAATTAATTATATTATATTTTGCGCCAAGTTAGTTCACAAACGGCTCTAGACTTGTTTTCATCATCCTCAATCACGTGATAGGACTTAATGTCTTGGCCATCATCCTCAACCTTAACCAAGGCAAATACTTCCTGACCGTAAGTTACTTCTTGATTAAACTTGATGTCAACACTCTGAATGAGGTGCTGTTGTAAAAAGTCCCGATCCAAAGTATCAATGAACCAGCTAAAGTAATGACCATTGGTCATGTGATGATTGGTATCTAAGTCATCATAGCGAACACGGTACTGCCGCTTAGTTTGATATTCCGGTTGTGGCCGCAAGCGCGGAAAGTGAGGCAGCTTTTTCAATAACGGAATACCTAAATCAGCCATCATTTGTTCATCCGTTGACACCATCTTGCGCTTTTTCAAGTCAAACAAAACCCATTCACTCTTGACCGTAATGAGCACATTGCCTTGTTCATCAGCAAAATTAAAGTCCCGATACTCCAAAAAACGATTATAGCCAATGGCATCAGTAGTCACCGTAATCTTATCATTCGGTTGCGGCAAAGACTGAACATCAATATGATATTGCGTGACAACCCAGCCTAAGCCACGTTCAGTCAAAGAATTAGTGCTTGCCTCACCACCACTTAATTGGTGTTCGGAAACACTCATCATCAAGTCAACCATTGCTGGCAGCTTTAAATGTTTATTTTCATCACATTCATAAAATTCAATTCGTTTTTGTTCACTATATTTCATTAATTGCCTCTGTTTTGGTGATATTGATCGTAAAGTTCGTTTTTCGAAACATTGTTTAGCTGCGCCACCTTTTTAATGGCGAATTTTTTGCTTTCACCCTGCGCCACTTGCTCATCGACCAGCTTAATTAATTCCGGCCATGTTAGTTTTTTAGTTTCAGCTGTACTTGGTGATACCAGCATGACGAATTCGCCCCGTGGTGCATTTTCAGCAAAATAATCATTCAGTTCGGCAACCGTCCCCCGAACAAACTCCTCGTGAATTTTAGTTAATTCACGGGCTGCCACAATCTGCCTGTCAGGTGCAAACACCGTCGCCATGTTTTTCAACGTCTTAACCAACCGATGTGGTGCTTCATAAAAAATTGAAGTCGCATGGGCTGCAGCCATTTTTTCAAAATATGGTTTTTGTTCTCCAGCCTTGCGCGGCAAAAAGCCATAATATGTAAATGGTTGTGCATCAAAACCAGACGCAATCAGAGCTGTTGTAAATGCTGACGGTCCTGGCAATGGGACAACTGGAATATTATTTTTGATACATTCTTGAACCAAAATATAGCCAGGATCAGAAATGACGGGCATCCCCGCATCACTGATTTCCGCAATTACCGCTCCCTCTTGCATTAATTGAACTAATTCAGGCGCGCGCTGTTTGGAATTATATTTATGAAAGGACAGCATGTGATTGTGCACACCAATCTTTTCCAGTAAAATACCGCTAGTTCTCGTATCTTCTGCCGCAATATAGTCCGCATCTGTTAATACTTTTTTAGCCCGAATCGTAATATCTTCCAGGTTACCAATCGGTGTTGGTACCAAGTAAAGCTTACCTTTATCATCTGCATAACTACTTTGCCGCTGCATTATATCCGTCCTTTAACGTACTTTCTTTTTCTTCTTTTCACCGAAATTATCAAGAATGTCTAAACAAAACATGCAGTCAGAACTCGGATCACGATGTGAGCCATAATACATGTTGCAAATATGATAACCCGAGTTATAAATCTGCCGTAAAGATTCCAAGCCGCTCTGCGTCTTAACGGTGCCATTATGAGCATTCGCGTTTGTCATTTTGTCCATTTTTTCGCGTAAAAGTTGATTTTCAACCTTTAACTCGGTATTTTCCTTGAGTGTATCTAAAATATCATTTTCCAGGCTTTCGATTGTCTTGGTCATATTCATCATCGAATCGTGAAGCTGTTGTAACTTTGAATAAGAATCCACCATCA
The sequence above is a segment of the Lactobacillus sp. ESL0677 genome. Coding sequences within it:
- the tsaD gene encoding tRNA (adenosine(37)-N6)-threonylcarbamoyltransferase complex transferase subunit TsaD; amino-acid sequence: MSKQKDIRILAYESSCDETSTAVIKNGRKIESLIVATQIKSHQRFGGVVPEVASRHHIEVISQITKEALAQANATWNDIDAIAVTYGPGLVGALLIGVSAAKAASMATGIPLIGVDHIMGHIMAAQLTDEIEYPALALQVSGGHTEIVLLKDPTHFEIVGDTRDDAAGEAYDKIGRVLGVQYPAGKTIDDWAHQGQDTFNFPRAMMEDADYDFSFSGLKSAFINTCHHADQIHQELNKYDLAASFQAAVVDVLAHKTIRAIKEYQPKTFIMGGGVAANHGLRDRMSQEIAALPESMRPKVILPDLKLCGDNAAMIGAAAYNLYNEGKFADMTLNADPSLELPYANSMLN
- the rimI gene encoding ribosomal protein S18-alanine N-acetyltransferase, yielding MSQTVIMWKKFKQHNYFSHFKKQPLKIEFQPFVFVVAGQTVQVMRAKPDDISNMLLLETQAYDGETPWNAEVFQSELAKPNLLYLVVYQSSTLIAYCGVRINKLEGHITNLTVAPNWQGQGLGTHLMRIMIDLVQKWGCEYVSLEVRIDNLVAQKLYRQLGFSTTFVRPNYYQETQTDGLNMVLKLTQKQDKKGIKF
- the tsaB gene encoding tRNA (adenosine(37)-N6)-threonylcarbamoyltransferase complex dimerization subunit type 1 TsaB, whose translation is MKILSVSTATNHLSVALNDGQSVIIEKSEQDERNHSEHLDPLINEILQENNLQLKDIDRFAVAIGPGSYTGLRIGITTVKMFASILNKEVVGISTLQALAASCIDEDTLIVAGIDARNDNYFAGGYVNEDGQPVNVLADGHYHISALLEAVKEYLAVKPLNKIIFVGSGFTKQEELIKALGVPFSYGTDDQNVIHAGLIGKLALAATPTDPDQLLPNYLRRTQAEVDWHKKTGKPFEPDSNYVEEV
- a CDS encoding folate family ECF transporter S component — translated: MISKKALKLELRDLILLGVVIAIKIILHRFSIGTAVVHVSLDFIGSVMLGFIFGPIWGSVGGAISDLASSAIFGNQGGFFIGFTISAMVGPLIYGLFFYHRPVKIWRIILATLLVTIIVNLGLNTLWVHILYGLNFNAALVQRLPKELITPWVQMFVTYFVLQALSRVKIKR
- a CDS encoding acyl-ACP thioesterase domain-containing protein, which produces MKYSEQKRIEFYECDENKHLKLPAMVDLMMSVSEHQLSGGEASTNSLTERGLGWVVTQYHIDVQSLPQPNDKITVTTDAIGYNRFLEYRDFNFADEQGNVLITVKSEWVLFDLKKRKMVSTDEQMMADLGIPLLKKLPHFPRLRPQPEYQTKRQYRVRYDDLDTNHHMTNGHYFSWFIDTLDRDFLQQHLIQSVDIKFNQEVTYGQEVFALVKVEDDGQDIKSYHVIEDDENKSRAVCELTWRKI
- the rsmI gene encoding 16S rRNA (cytidine(1402)-2'-O)-methyltransferase; translated protein: MQRQSSYADDKGKLYLVPTPIGNLEDITIRAKKVLTDADYIAAEDTRTSGILLEKIGVHNHMLSFHKYNSKQRAPELVQLMQEGAVIAEISDAGMPVISDPGYILVQECIKNNIPVVPLPGPSAFTTALIASGFDAQPFTYYGFLPRKAGEQKPYFEKMAAAHATSIFYEAPHRLVKTLKNMATVFAPDRQIVAARELTKIHEEFVRGTVAELNDYFAENAPRGEFVMLVSPSTAETKKLTWPELIKLVDEQVAQGESKKFAIKKVAQLNNVSKNELYDQYHQNRGN
- the yabA gene encoding DNA replication initiation control protein YabA; the encoded protein is MDSYSKLQQLHDSMMNMTKTIESLENDILDTLKENTELKVENQLLREKMDKMTNANAHNGTVKTQSGLESLRQIYNSGYHICNMYYGSHRDPSSDCMFCLDILDNFGEKKKKKVR